The sequence below is a genomic window from Salvelinus namaycush isolate Seneca chromosome 2, SaNama_1.0, whole genome shotgun sequence.
TCCACATATAGTTATAGCTACAGCCTCCATTTCAAACTTGAAAAAACAATGTGACAATGGTGAGAGGTGGCGGTGGCTATATTATGAGTCTTGATCCAATggtctgttttttttcttctctccttCAGCTGGCTGGCCCGGACAGACCCCAGAGACGTGGCCCGCGTGGAGAGCAAGACGGTCATCGTGACCCAGGAGCAGAGGGACACGGTTCCGTCTCCACGAGTAGGTGGCATCAGCCAGCTTGGGCGCTGGATGTCTCAGGAGGAGTTGGACAAGGCTATGGACCTGCGCTTCCCAGGCTGCATGAAAGGTACAGTCTAAAATCAACTGGGATGTTTTGCTGTATTACTGGTACATTGACACAAAACAATGTTAAGACTGAGAGTAGCATTATCTTCTCTTGTATTTACATGTTAATGGTGTTTACCGATTATATTATTGGGAGCATATTTATATGATGACTGTCTTTGTTTATTTTTACACAATGCTTTACCAGAAGGACATACACTAGCTGCACCATCACCATGAGTCCTAAAATCACTTCTGTTCACTCCTCTTTATTTTAGGTTGTACTATGTACGTGATCCCCTACAGCATGGGGCCTGTGGGCTCGCCCCTGTCTAAGATCGGAGTAGAGCTGACTGACTCACCTTATGTGGTGGCCAGTATGAGGGTGATGACCCGCATGGGCAAGGCTGTGCTGACCGCATTGGGAAACAGAGACTTTGTGCGCTGCCTTCACTCTGTGGGCTGCCCCCTGCCACTCAAAAGTAAGTCAGGCACAATGGTATGCTTTCAACATGTATGGAAAACTCTGAAAACGAAGGAACAAATTACATTATTTTTCTGTTCAATGCCGGTTATATTTAAATGTAAAATTAATGTAAGAATAAAGTCCTACAATACTACCGTTATCCATTCAAATCTaagatctcgctctctctctctcagaaccccTGGTCAATAACTGGCCGTGCAACCCCGAGCTCACCCTGATCGCCCACATTCCTGACCGTAGAACAATTGTGTCCTTTGGCAGTGGCTACGGAGGGAACTCCCTGTTGGGAAAGAAATGCTTTGCACTCCGCATTGCCTCCCGCATCGCCATGGAAGAGGGCTGGCTGGCCGAACACATGCTGGTAAGGTCAGAGTAACAATAAACATAACCCAATAGGTGCATAGTGTACTGTGAGAACAGCTGAGGTGCACAAGTACAGTATGGTTTCACTTGATTGTTTTAATTCCACATTGCAAAAAATACTATAATTTGTCAGTTACTTCtggaatgtaaatgtaaaatgcactaTTCTTTGTTGTTGTTCAGATCCTGGGCATTACTAACCCTGCTGGTCAAAAGAAGTATATTGCAGCTGCGTTCCCCAGTGCCTGTGGCAAAACCAACCTGGCCATGCTCAGTCCCACACTCCCCGGCTGGAAGGTGGAGTGTGTTGGGGACGACATTGCCTGGATGAAGTTCGACGACGAAGGCAACCTGAAAGCCATTAACCCAGAGAACGGCTTCTTTGGCGTGGCACCTGGAACCTCAGCAAAGACCAACCCCAACGCCATGGAAACCATTTGCAAGAACACCGTCTTCACCAATGTGGCCGAGACTAGCGATGGTGGTGTCTACTGGGAGGGCATGGACCAGGAACTCCCTGAGGGAGTCACGGTGACCTCCTGGAAGAACAACCCCTGGACATCCCAGGATGGTAAGTCTCCGCAAGGCTGGTCAACACAAGGCTGACTGTTCCCCACAAGGCTGGTTCTTCATTAAACACACTTCTTGAAACACACTTCCCTTGATTTGTATACTGATGTTTTCTCCGCTCTTGTTTTGTCTTTCCATAGGAGAGCCCTGCGCACATCCCAACTCCCGCTTCTGCACTCCAGCTAGTCAGTGTCCCATCATTGACCCCCAGTGGGAGTCCCCTGAAGGCGTCCCAATTGAGGCAATCATCTTTGGGGGGCGTAGACCTGAAGGTGTCCCCCTGGTTTATGAGGCCTTTAGCTGGCAACACGGCGTGTTTGTCGGAGCTGCCATGAGATCAGAAGCCACAGCTGCCGCAGAGCACCAAGGTAAGTCAAACTCCCAAGTGTAACCTGCTGCATTGATGACTAAAGCAACTTTTAGAAACTTATGTCAAGACGACAGCGGAAATTACATGGAGCTGAATTGAAGAATGATATTTACCAAACTCTCTTCTTCTTCCGATCCGCTAGGCAAGTTGATCATGAATGACCCCTTCGCCATGCGGCCCTTCTTCGGCTACAACTTTGGCCGTTACCTGTCCCACTGGCTGAGCATGGCCGGGCGGCCCAACGCCAAGCTGCCG
It includes:
- the pck1 gene encoding phosphoenolpyruvate carboxykinase, cytosolic [GTP], yielding MPPQLQSQNKTGVRVVQGDLGALSPAVREFVETNINLCQPESLHICDGSEEESHTILAKLEEQGMIKKLTKYENCWLARTDPRDVARVESKTVIVTQEQRDTVPSPRVGGISQLGRWMSQEELDKAMDLRFPGCMKGCTMYVIPYSMGPVGSPLSKIGVELTDSPYVVASMRVMTRMGKAVLTALGNRDFVRCLHSVGCPLPLKKPLVNNWPCNPELTLIAHIPDRRTIVSFGSGYGGNSLLGKKCFALRIASRIAMEEGWLAEHMLILGITNPAGQKKYIAAAFPSACGKTNLAMLSPTLPGWKVECVGDDIAWMKFDDEGNLKAINPENGFFGVAPGTSAKTNPNAMETICKNTVFTNVAETSDGGVYWEGMDQELPEGVTVTSWKNNPWTSQDGEPCAHPNSRFCTPASQCPIIDPQWESPEGVPIEAIIFGGRRPEGVPLVYEAFSWQHGVFVGAAMRSEATAAAEHQGKLIMNDPFAMRPFFGYNFGRYLSHWLSMAGRPNAKLPKIFHVNWFRKSQSGSFLWPGFGDNIRVLEWMFRRLDGEAGAMPSAVGYLPCKGSLNLEGLGENQVNLEELFSLSKDFWQKEVEDIRAYFDIQVNDDLPNEVAKQLECLEQRVRQM